From a single Spongiibacter taiwanensis genomic region:
- the thiO gene encoding glycine oxidase ThiO, protein MAPASDLRRPTSDDFAIIGAGLLGRLLAWRLLEQGHTVTLFEKGSRAGELSAARVAASMLAPFTEVVSAERRVFDWGLMALDWWPGELARLAEQSGVSIPLGCDGSIVVAHELDKSSMQHFMQSLAAKVPEHMDAVQPLDQAGLAALEPELAQRYHGGIYLSREGYLDNTALLTALNLAIETRGGKWVEHTAVTKVTAGAVTWGDQHDNFDWVIDTRGLGAKADIPGLRGVRGEVLWVHAPEVNLSRPVRLMHPRYKLYISPRLNHRYVIGATEIESESMAPVTVRSNLELLSALYSVHSGFAEATVEHSYAHCRPAMPDNMPVVDCQPGLLRVNGLYRHGYLLSPYVVEAALAAMAS, encoded by the coding sequence ATGGCACCCGCGTCCGACCTCCGACGTCCGACCTCCGACGACTTCGCCATCATCGGCGCCGGCTTGCTCGGCCGCTTGCTCGCCTGGCGCCTCCTCGAACAGGGCCACACTGTCACCTTGTTCGAAAAGGGCAGCCGCGCGGGGGAGCTGAGTGCTGCCCGGGTGGCGGCGTCGATGCTGGCGCCGTTTACCGAGGTGGTGAGTGCCGAGCGGCGGGTGTTTGACTGGGGCCTGATGGCGCTGGACTGGTGGCCGGGTGAGCTGGCGCGGCTTGCCGAGCAAAGCGGCGTGTCGATTCCGCTGGGCTGCGACGGCAGTATTGTGGTGGCCCATGAGCTGGATAAATCCAGCATGCAACATTTTATGCAGAGCCTGGCGGCCAAGGTGCCGGAGCATATGGACGCGGTGCAGCCATTGGATCAGGCAGGATTGGCGGCGCTGGAGCCTGAATTGGCCCAGCGCTACCACGGCGGTATCTACCTGTCCCGTGAAGGTTATCTCGATAATACCGCGCTGCTGACCGCATTGAATCTCGCCATTGAAACCCGGGGCGGGAAATGGGTTGAGCACACGGCGGTAACGAAGGTCACTGCGGGGGCGGTCACCTGGGGTGATCAGCATGACAACTTTGACTGGGTCATTGATACCCGCGGCCTGGGTGCCAAAGCGGATATCCCCGGCTTGCGCGGTGTGCGTGGCGAAGTGCTTTGGGTGCATGCGCCAGAGGTCAATTTGAGCCGTCCAGTGCGCCTCATGCACCCGCGCTACAAGCTCTATATTTCACCCCGGCTAAATCACCGCTACGTGATTGGCGCGACCGAGATAGAGAGTGAGTCGATGGCGCCGGTAACGGTGAGATCCAATTTGGAGTTGTTATCGGCCCTGTATAGCGTGCACAGTGGTTTTGCCGAGGCGACCGTGGAGCACAGCTACGCCCATTGCCGCCCGGCGATGCCCGACAATATGCCGGTGGTGGATTGCCAACCGGGGTTGCTGCGAGTGAATGGATTGTATCGCCACGGGTATTTGCTTAGCCCGTATGTGGTGGAGGCGGCGCTGGCCGCAATGGCCAGTTGA
- the thiS gene encoding sulfur carrier protein ThiS — protein sequence MISVSVNNEVQECDPALPLEKLLAQWGFTQEKVAVAVNGDFVPRSRYGEFQLTAGDEVDVLAPVQGG from the coding sequence ATGATTTCTGTCAGTGTGAACAACGAGGTGCAAGAGTGTGATCCCGCGCTGCCGCTGGAAAAATTGCTGGCGCAGTGGGGCTTCACCCAGGAAAAAGTCGCGGTCGCCGTGAACGGTGATTTTGTGCCCCGTTCTCGCTATGGCGAGTTTCAATTGACCGCCGGGGATGAAGTGGATGTGCTGGCTCCGGTACAAGGGGGCTGA
- a CDS encoding thiazole synthase, whose translation MADTWTLYGQIFSSRLLVGSALYPSPQVMQEAIKASGAEIITVSLRRQSPEQGGGASFWQQLKALDKTLLPNTAGCHSVKEAVTLAEMSRELFETDWLKLEVVGDDYNLQPDPMGTVEAAEKLIKAGFKVFPYCTDDLVICQRLRDVGCQVLMPWGSPIGTGRGLMNPYNLQTIRERIPELPLIVDAGIGKPSHAVQALELGYDGILLNTAVAQANDPIMMAKAFKGATESGRQARLAGAMPERQTASPSTPTLGMPFWHQQ comes from the coding sequence ATGGCAGATACGTGGACACTCTACGGCCAAATCTTTAGCAGTCGTCTGTTGGTTGGCAGCGCCCTCTATCCCTCCCCGCAGGTGATGCAGGAGGCGATCAAGGCTTCCGGCGCGGAGATTATTACCGTGTCGCTGCGTCGGCAGTCGCCGGAGCAGGGTGGCGGCGCCAGCTTTTGGCAGCAACTGAAAGCGCTGGATAAAACCCTGCTACCCAACACGGCGGGCTGCCACTCAGTGAAAGAGGCAGTGACGCTGGCGGAGATGAGCCGCGAACTGTTTGAGACCGACTGGCTAAAACTGGAAGTGGTCGGCGATGATTACAACCTCCAGCCAGACCCCATGGGCACCGTGGAGGCGGCCGAGAAGCTGATCAAGGCCGGGTTCAAGGTCTTCCCCTACTGCACCGATGATCTGGTGATCTGTCAGCGTCTTCGGGATGTGGGCTGTCAGGTATTGATGCCCTGGGGCTCGCCGATTGGCACCGGCCGGGGGCTGATGAACCCCTACAATCTGCAAACCATCCGCGAGCGCATTCCCGAATTGCCGCTGATTGTCGATGCAGGCATTGGCAAACCTTCCCATGCCGTGCAGGCCCTGGAGCTGGGTTACGACGGTATTCTATTAAACACCGCCGTGGCCCAGGCCAATGATCCAATCATGATGGCTAAGGCTTTTAAAGGCGCAACTGAGTCTGGTCGTCAGGCGCGACTGGCGGGGGCAATGCCCGAGCGCCAGACCGCGTCGCCGTCAACCCCCACACTGGGGATGCCATTCTGGCACCAGCAGTAG
- a CDS encoding tyrosine-protein phosphatase, with protein sequence MKSFAQLRDATKLTAASLAAAIGLSMAPLAMAAPATAEHTASAKLTLTTPAGQERLLPLEGGSNFRDLGGYQTQDGKTVRRGVLFRSGVMTGLTAKDEHYLEQFDFQAVVDLRSDEELALYPNHWVTHDDSIAYRQHSYKMADFLKARQAAGAAEKFKLGDLYYTLPDSLAPQMALYFNELLKGDGAVVVNCSAGQDRTGFASALLLTTLGVPKEVVEQDYLLSTQYRRPEIERGDVDLKEAAKTNSFAKMMLRYSDGDKPRQPQPLITEDGTPYIRLALTEIQQDYGSVDGYLKAKVGLSDNDLSRLRELYLK encoded by the coding sequence ATGAAATCTTTTGCACAGCTGCGCGACGCAACCAAACTCACTGCAGCAAGCCTCGCCGCGGCCATCGGCCTGAGCATGGCGCCACTGGCTATGGCCGCGCCGGCTACCGCCGAGCACACCGCAAGTGCCAAACTGACCCTGACCACCCCTGCTGGCCAGGAGCGTTTACTGCCACTGGAAGGCGGCAGCAACTTTCGCGACCTGGGCGGCTATCAAACCCAGGACGGCAAAACCGTGCGCCGTGGCGTGCTGTTCCGCTCGGGGGTAATGACCGGTCTGACGGCAAAAGACGAGCATTACCTTGAGCAGTTCGATTTTCAAGCTGTTGTCGACCTGCGCTCCGACGAGGAGTTGGCCCTTTACCCCAACCACTGGGTAACCCACGACGACAGCATCGCCTACCGTCAGCACAGTTACAAAATGGCCGACTTTCTCAAGGCCCGGCAAGCAGCGGGCGCAGCGGAAAAGTTCAAGCTGGGTGACCTGTACTACACCCTGCCCGATAGCCTGGCCCCGCAAATGGCGCTGTATTTCAACGAGCTGCTCAAGGGCGACGGCGCGGTGGTAGTAAATTGCTCCGCTGGCCAGGATCGCACCGGCTTTGCCTCTGCCCTGTTGCTCACCACCCTGGGCGTACCCAAAGAGGTGGTCGAGCAGGATTATCTGCTGTCCACGCAATACCGGCGCCCTGAGATTGAGCGCGGCGACGTCGACCTGAAAGAAGCGGCAAAAACCAACAGCTTTGCCAAAATGATGCTGCGCTACAGTGACGGCGACAAACCTCGCCAGCCCCAGCCGCTGATCACCGAAGATGGCACGCCTTACATTCGCCTGGCCCTGACTGAAATTCAGCAGGACTACGGCTCAGTGGACGGCTATCTGAAGGCGAAAGTCGGCTTGAGCGACAACGATCTCAGCCGCCTGCGCGAGCTTTACCTGAAGTAA
- a CDS encoding TonB-dependent receptor, translating into MNFPKGRRKSLSLAIATLSLPVAALAQTTPPEGDEAGAKMEFVTVTAAPIRDSQQAAFDAKKLADNYVDIISADTIGRFPDQNLADSLGRLPGLAIERDQGQARYINFRGAPFRYTSIAFDGIDVPGAENGRTPRFDSFPSVITSRIEANKAVLPSMPGEAVAGFINIQTFSPFAEEGWTFSGDIGMGEQQLGDGDIEKYGLRTSWSNDNVGFVLFGSENSREQVTDNREYDLERDANGELVVNELDFRSYKVKREDSAWGGTLEYSGDGFLQRLFLSTLYSEFVDNEERNQFVFAMDTPQAGVSNTNQAVSVSRLLEYGQYKNSTLSNTLGADFEIGKWRLETRVNGSETENTTDLPIIRSVAGSANADYDLRDIEDPRLTLDQDLSGIDYPATIGINYGNALEIDGFKFKVDAERGIEWFNQYATLRLGAQRDSRDADGFVLTPIVGPFPDSIDIDSFNTGQPWDSNTTNTIGGTVYDNKGLRRAWEEAGLAPINPADDALVSINEEILAVYAMVTTDFDWGNLVTGVRFEQTDYSSKGTINGERISVSDDFNHTLPSVHLNINLQEDLKLRVSGTTGVNRPNYEEWRAAAAVDVNNEQIRGGNPTLEAEEAMGIDTALEWYFAPASIFSVGAFYREIDNVIYSSESTIDAGIYLPAFAGQQWTYSGAVNGDNGEMSGVEVNFVGHAVDLTPALQGFGISANATFLDSEFELLDGSKASLPGTSDLIYNLSLFYEDFGLSARINYQYRDEWVSPIEDPSEVWGEQERVDLSISYELPLELEGAVISIYLNVNNLTDETDVRYAGNGTINQSESYGRRYLIGMRVSF; encoded by the coding sequence ATGAACTTCCCCAAAGGAAGGCGCAAATCGCTTAGCCTGGCGATTGCGACGCTGTCCCTACCCGTGGCCGCGCTGGCGCAAACAACGCCACCCGAGGGCGACGAAGCCGGCGCCAAGATGGAATTTGTCACCGTCACTGCCGCGCCGATTCGCGACAGCCAACAGGCGGCCTTCGACGCCAAGAAACTGGCCGACAACTACGTCGATATTATCTCCGCCGATACCATCGGCCGCTTCCCCGACCAGAATCTGGCCGACTCCCTGGGCCGCCTGCCGGGGCTGGCTATCGAGCGGGACCAGGGCCAGGCTCGGTATATCAACTTCCGCGGCGCGCCCTTCCGCTACACCAGCATCGCCTTTGACGGCATCGATGTGCCCGGCGCAGAAAATGGCCGCACCCCGCGCTTCGACAGCTTCCCCTCGGTCATTACCAGCCGCATTGAGGCCAACAAAGCGGTCTTGCCGAGCATGCCAGGCGAGGCGGTGGCCGGCTTTATCAATATCCAGACTTTCAGCCCCTTTGCCGAAGAGGGCTGGACCTTCTCCGGCGACATCGGCATGGGTGAGCAGCAGCTGGGCGATGGCGACATCGAGAAGTACGGATTGCGCACCTCCTGGTCCAATGACAACGTTGGCTTTGTCTTGTTTGGCTCGGAAAACAGCCGGGAGCAGGTGACCGACAACCGGGAATACGACCTGGAGCGGGACGCCAACGGTGAACTGGTGGTCAACGAGTTGGACTTCCGCAGCTACAAGGTCAAGCGGGAAGACAGCGCCTGGGGCGGCACCCTGGAATACAGCGGTGACGGCTTTTTACAGCGCCTGTTCCTGAGCACCTTGTACAGCGAGTTCGTCGACAACGAAGAACGCAACCAGTTTGTCTTTGCCATGGACACTCCCCAGGCCGGGGTCAGCAATACCAATCAGGCCGTGTCGGTTTCCCGCTTGCTGGAATACGGCCAGTACAAAAACTCCACCCTGAGCAACACCCTCGGCGCCGACTTTGAAATTGGCAAGTGGCGGCTGGAAACCCGGGTCAACGGCAGCGAGACCGAAAACACCACCGATTTGCCGATTATTCGCAGCGTCGCCGGCAGCGCCAACGCCGACTATGACCTGCGCGATATTGAAGACCCGCGCCTCACCCTCGATCAGGATTTGTCCGGCATCGATTACCCCGCCACCATCGGCATCAACTACGGCAATGCCCTGGAAATTGACGGCTTTAAATTCAAGGTCGACGCCGAGCGCGGTATCGAGTGGTTCAACCAGTACGCCACACTGCGCCTGGGCGCCCAGCGCGACAGCCGGGACGCCGACGGCTTTGTCCTCACTCCCATTGTCGGCCCCTTCCCCGACAGTATCGATATCGACTCCTTCAACACCGGCCAACCCTGGGACAGCAACACCACCAACACCATCGGCGGCACCGTATACGACAACAAGGGCCTGCGCCGGGCCTGGGAAGAAGCCGGGCTGGCGCCGATCAACCCGGCAGATGACGCGCTAGTATCCATCAACGAGGAGATTCTCGCCGTCTATGCCATGGTCACCACTGATTTTGACTGGGGTAACCTGGTCACCGGCGTACGCTTCGAGCAGACCGACTACAGCAGCAAGGGCACCATCAACGGCGAGCGGATCAGCGTCAGCGATGACTTCAACCACACCCTGCCCTCTGTCCACCTGAATATTAATTTGCAGGAAGACCTGAAGCTGCGGGTTTCCGGCACCACTGGGGTGAACCGCCCCAACTATGAAGAGTGGCGCGCCGCTGCGGCAGTGGATGTCAACAACGAGCAGATCCGTGGCGGCAACCCCACCCTGGAAGCGGAAGAAGCCATGGGCATCGACACCGCCCTGGAGTGGTACTTCGCCCCCGCCAGTATCTTCTCGGTGGGCGCCTTCTACCGGGAAATCGACAACGTCATTTACTCGTCGGAGTCGACCATTGATGCCGGCATTTACCTCCCTGCCTTCGCTGGTCAACAGTGGACTTACTCGGGCGCAGTCAACGGCGACAACGGCGAAATGAGCGGCGTTGAAGTCAACTTTGTCGGCCACGCCGTTGATCTCACCCCGGCGTTACAGGGTTTTGGTATCAGCGCCAATGCCACCTTCCTGGACAGCGAATTTGAGCTGCTCGACGGCAGCAAGGCCAGCCTGCCCGGCACCTCGGATTTGATCTACAACCTGTCGCTGTTCTATGAAGATTTTGGCCTGTCGGCCCGGATCAACTACCAGTACCGGGACGAGTGGGTATCGCCCATTGAGGACCCCAGCGAAGTATGGGGCGAGCAGGAACGGGTCGATTTGTCCATCAGCTACGAGCTGCCGCTGGAACTAGAAGGCGCGGTGATCTCCATCTACCTGAACGTGAACAACCTCACCGATGAAACCGACGTACGCTACGCCGGCAACGGCACCATCAACCAGTCGGAAAGCTATGGCCGCCGCTACCTGATCGGAATGCGGGTGAGCTTCTAA
- a CDS encoding CheR family methyltransferase, with protein MSDKQEQPVEQTKDIVVDDAAEGELIEHDGPMEDDPNDDSYDGGLIVVGVGASAGGLEALQDLVATIPPDIGVAFVVAQHLSPVHKSKFVEILSKHAQIPIVQAEDGAQLRVNEMVICPPGFNIEVIKGDRVTLSRKVDPRVSPVPSVDQLFESIATVKGERSIGVVLSGTGTDGTIGLRAIKAENGFGMVQDPRTAQYNGMPNSAIITANIDLVMKVEEIAAQIIAIVTPRNFKVAAGVELVPSEAYVEILKQLKSLSGVDFSLYKEKTLIRRIDRRMTSLRLKDAQEYCRYLSENTKEISLLMSDLLIGVTSFFRDKDAFLELRSELQKYIKDCEHQVLRIWTPGCSTGEEPYSIAMIIDDILGEDRDEWAVQIFATDIDPKAIAFAREGVYSSSVVKNVPEEYRRKYFVSKGSQYEVVRFIKSSVLFANHDLNRDPPFIRTDLISCRNLMIYFKPELQLRTFQVFHYSLNFNGMLFLGSSESLSSSLNNFKIVSKRHKIYKSLYADKKLPLDTIYKTKNDERIVGNKLAKPVFDSPRSMTRIESLVAGVDMFRKLIVEGLENTKILYPVIINESNDIVYIHGENPVLIRPVGVPTNNILKSVESELAIQIREVLHRLSAEDEWASTAYVALKDTDKPTYVRIFAKNAHCPLPIGRVVVLYFQLETEDSLPVRILEGSDGSNQALMEQKRILAQTEYQMQTLIEELETSNEEMQAMNEELQSSNEELQSSNEELETTNEELQATNEELQTAYGEIRAAYNQKLESQSTLETMKEALEESNSLLEESSRIGKYGSWSWDLETRRFKWSKGFCRIFGIEADKEDASYERFINIAIDDDRKRMENFISDLILGKTKKPMLIKALDSKERELDISVAAFTYLNDLGQTTKIIGIVMDISEKVSYQDESKLLKSRIDILLNNSFSGCYVLEVDTMKIVNANEIFRDTLGIKEEELDQYDEVKFFELFTKEAKDTFLEMIITQMNAALGTSLKIQYEMRTTDGRLLKVDARHSVFSRDGRNNKAKTILVNIMPVAGS; from the coding sequence ATGAGCGACAAGCAAGAGCAACCGGTCGAGCAAACAAAGGATATTGTGGTGGATGATGCCGCCGAGGGCGAGCTGATCGAGCACGATGGTCCGATGGAGGATGATCCGAATGACGACAGCTATGACGGTGGCTTGATCGTTGTTGGGGTTGGCGCCAGTGCCGGTGGTCTGGAGGCGCTGCAAGACCTGGTGGCAACCATTCCCCCCGATATAGGGGTGGCCTTTGTGGTTGCCCAGCACTTATCGCCGGTGCATAAGAGTAAGTTCGTTGAAATCCTGTCCAAGCATGCCCAGATCCCCATCGTGCAGGCCGAAGATGGCGCCCAGCTCCGCGTTAATGAAATGGTGATTTGCCCGCCCGGGTTCAATATTGAGGTGATCAAAGGGGATCGTGTAACGCTGTCGCGGAAGGTGGACCCGCGAGTTTCACCGGTGCCATCGGTGGACCAACTGTTTGAATCCATTGCCACTGTGAAAGGTGAGCGCAGCATTGGTGTGGTGTTGTCCGGTACCGGTACCGACGGCACGATTGGCCTGCGGGCGATCAAGGCGGAAAACGGCTTTGGTATGGTCCAGGACCCTCGTACCGCCCAGTATAACGGCATGCCTAACTCGGCCATTATCACCGCAAATATCGATTTGGTGATGAAGGTGGAGGAAATTGCCGCCCAGATCATTGCCATTGTCACCCCCCGTAATTTCAAGGTGGCCGCTGGCGTCGAGCTGGTGCCCAGCGAAGCCTATGTTGAAATTCTCAAGCAGCTGAAGTCATTGAGTGGCGTGGACTTTAGTCTCTACAAGGAAAAAACGCTGATTCGTCGGATCGACCGGCGGATGACCTCCCTGCGGCTGAAGGATGCCCAAGAGTATTGTCGCTACCTCTCGGAAAACACCAAGGAAATTTCCTTGCTGATGAGCGACCTGCTTATCGGGGTGACCTCCTTCTTCCGGGACAAGGATGCCTTTCTCGAGCTGCGTTCAGAGCTGCAGAAATACATCAAAGATTGCGAACACCAGGTGCTGCGTATTTGGACGCCGGGCTGTTCTACCGGTGAGGAGCCTTACTCCATTGCCATGATCATCGACGATATTCTCGGCGAAGATCGGGACGAGTGGGCGGTGCAGATCTTTGCCACCGACATCGATCCCAAGGCCATCGCCTTCGCCCGGGAGGGGGTCTACTCTTCTTCCGTGGTGAAGAATGTGCCCGAGGAGTACCGCCGCAAATACTTTGTCAGCAAGGGCAGTCAGTACGAGGTGGTGCGCTTCATTAAATCGTCGGTGCTGTTTGCCAATCACGATCTCAACCGTGACCCGCCGTTTATCCGCACCGACCTGATCAGCTGCCGCAACCTGATGATCTACTTCAAGCCCGAGTTGCAGCTGCGTACCTTCCAGGTATTCCACTACTCGCTGAACTTTAACGGCATGCTGTTTTTGGGCAGCTCCGAGTCGCTGTCGTCGAGTCTGAACAATTTCAAAATCGTGTCCAAACGGCACAAGATTTACAAAAGCCTGTATGCCGACAAGAAACTGCCGTTGGACACCATCTACAAGACCAAAAATGACGAGCGCATTGTTGGCAACAAGCTCGCCAAACCGGTGTTCGACAGCCCCCGCAGCATGACTCGTATCGAGAGCCTGGTGGCCGGGGTGGACATGTTCCGCAAGCTCATTGTGGAAGGTTTAGAAAACACCAAGATTCTGTACCCGGTGATCATCAACGAATCCAACGATATTGTGTATATCCACGGCGAAAACCCGGTGTTGATTCGGCCGGTCGGGGTGCCCACCAACAACATTCTTAAAAGTGTCGAGTCGGAGCTGGCGATCCAGATTCGCGAGGTGCTGCATCGCTTGAGCGCAGAGGATGAGTGGGCCTCTACGGCCTACGTTGCTCTCAAGGATACAGACAAGCCAACCTACGTACGTATCTTTGCAAAGAATGCCCACTGCCCCTTACCTATCGGCCGGGTCGTGGTGCTGTATTTCCAGCTGGAAACCGAAGACAGTTTGCCTGTGAGAATTCTGGAAGGCAGCGATGGTTCCAATCAGGCGCTGATGGAGCAGAAGCGGATACTGGCGCAGACCGAATATCAGATGCAGACGCTGATTGAGGAGCTGGAAACCTCCAACGAAGAAATGCAGGCGATGAATGAGGAGCTGCAAAGCTCCAATGAAGAGCTGCAGAGTTCCAACGAGGAGCTGGAAACAACTAACGAAGAGCTGCAGGCGACAAATGAAGAGTTGCAAACGGCCTACGGGGAAATTCGCGCCGCCTACAATCAGAAGCTGGAAAGCCAGTCCACCCTGGAGACAATGAAGGAGGCTCTGGAGGAAAGTAACAGCCTGCTTGAAGAGTCCAGCCGAATTGGCAAGTACGGCTCCTGGAGCTGGGATCTGGAGACCCGGCGTTTCAAGTGGAGCAAGGGTTTCTGTCGCATCTTCGGCATTGAGGCTGATAAGGAAGACGCGTCCTACGAGCGGTTTATCAATATCGCTATTGATGATGACCGCAAGCGGATGGAAAACTTTATCTCTGATCTCATTCTTGGCAAGACCAAGAAGCCCATGTTGATCAAAGCGCTGGATAGTAAAGAGCGGGAGCTCGATATCTCAGTTGCCGCCTTCACTTATCTCAATGATCTCGGCCAGACGACCAAGATCATTGGGATCGTGATGGATATCTCCGAGAAAGTGTCCTACCAAGACGAGAGCAAGCTGCTCAAGAGCCGGATTGATATTCTGCTGAATAACAGCTTCAGCGGGTGTTATGTGCTGGAGGTGGACACCATGAAAATAGTGAACGCCAACGAGATATTCCGCGACACGCTGGGGATAAAAGAAGAAGAGCTTGATCAGTATGATGAGGTTAAGTTCTTTGAGTTGTTCACCAAGGAAGCCAAGGATACCTTCCTGGAAATGATCATTACCCAGATGAACGCCGCCTTGGGCACCAGCTTGAAGATTCAGTATGAAATGCGCACCACCGATGGCCGACTGCTGAAAGTCGACGCCCGCCACTCGGTGTTCAGTCGCGATGGCCGCAATAACAAGGCAAAAACCATTCTGGTCAACATTATGCCGGTTGCCGGGAGTTAA
- a CDS encoding STAS domain-containing protein, which yields MIRFAKINNTLILRLLGEMRFTECTALSELLDDIFSDPDVSNVLIDLTGASAIDSTGLGMLAKISNHINSHYHHKTPIFSTNPDINRTLESMGFDRVFILLRHDPSLPIPDQELPSCVADDTTTAQVILDAHKNLAELNEKNWREFSPIISAIEADLFSSK from the coding sequence ATGATTCGATTTGCCAAAATCAATAACACTCTGATTCTGCGCCTACTGGGCGAGATGCGCTTCACCGAATGCACGGCGCTAAGCGAGTTGCTGGATGACATCTTTTCTGACCCGGACGTGAGCAACGTACTGATTGATCTGACCGGCGCCTCGGCTATCGACAGCACGGGTCTGGGTATGCTGGCGAAGATCAGCAATCACATCAACAGCCATTACCATCACAAAACACCCATATTCTCAACGAACCCCGATATTAATCGCACCCTCGAAAGCATGGGCTTCGACAGGGTTTTTATCCTGCTTCGCCACGACCCCAGCTTGCCGATACCCGATCAGGAGTTACCAAGCTGCGTAGCAGACGACACCACCACCGCCCAGGTCATTCTCGACGCCCACAAAAATCTTGCTGAGCTGAATGAAAAAAATTGGCGTGAATTCAGCCCAATTATTTCCGCCATTGAAGCCGATTTATTTTCGAGCAAGTGA
- a CDS encoding SpoIIE family protein phosphatase, with protein MSNNRLEHAAHLLIIDDDDPVRESLAAWFEQSGFRVTEACSGAEALTLIAQKQPDLALCDLNMPGMHGLQLLAKVTRDHPSLPFIIISGKGDMGDVIQALKLGAWDYVTKPVTDLEVLEHSVGLALERAQLRRDKLHHQRELEAANQRLSEALRQREDDEAAGQALQFELLPEKGRRFGAMQLDYFIKPASALSGDFIDYFAIDHCHTGFYLADVSGHGISSALITAMLKNAFQRYLQDCWQGSDKRLHNPSATLSSLNTQFVSSGVSKHLTLFYGRLNIDTGELSYASAGHYPQAIVGTGDHCQFEGYASPPLGLFADAEYPNNDIHLGNSGFVLLSSDGIFDALPQQHLSDKEAAMLDLARLAPQGISAICDRLGLIEDGPALPDDLTLLLIKRLSNDSICQNQ; from the coding sequence GTGTCCAATAACAGGCTCGAACATGCCGCCCACCTGCTGATCATCGACGACGATGATCCGGTAAGAGAGTCTTTGGCTGCCTGGTTTGAGCAAAGCGGGTTCCGGGTAACTGAGGCCTGCAGCGGCGCCGAGGCCCTGACCCTGATTGCCCAGAAGCAACCCGATCTGGCCCTGTGTGACCTGAACATGCCGGGCATGCACGGCCTGCAACTGCTGGCCAAGGTCACCCGCGACCACCCATCCCTGCCGTTTATCATCATCTCCGGCAAAGGCGATATGGGCGATGTGATACAGGCTTTGAAACTGGGCGCCTGGGATTACGTCACCAAGCCCGTCACCGACCTGGAGGTGCTCGAGCACTCTGTGGGGCTGGCGCTGGAGCGGGCCCAACTGCGCCGCGACAAGCTGCACCATCAGCGGGAGTTAGAAGCCGCCAATCAGCGACTGTCAGAGGCATTGCGCCAAAGAGAGGATGACGAAGCCGCCGGACAAGCCCTGCAATTTGAGCTGCTCCCGGAGAAAGGTCGTCGCTTCGGCGCCATGCAGCTGGACTATTTCATCAAACCCGCCAGCGCTCTCAGTGGCGACTTCATTGATTACTTCGCCATCGACCACTGCCACACCGGGTTTTATCTGGCCGACGTGTCCGGGCATGGCATTTCCTCCGCCCTGATCACCGCCATGTTGAAGAATGCCTTCCAGCGTTATTTGCAGGATTGCTGGCAGGGCAGCGACAAGCGCCTGCACAACCCCAGCGCGACCTTGAGCAGCCTCAATACACAATTTGTCAGCAGCGGCGTGAGCAAACACCTGACCCTGTTCTACGGCCGCCTCAATATTGATACCGGGGAGCTGAGCTATGCCAGCGCCGGCCACTATCCCCAGGCCATTGTCGGTACTGGGGATCACTGCCAGTTTGAAGGCTACGCCAGCCCGCCACTCGGCCTGTTTGCCGATGCTGAGTATCCCAACAACGACATTCACCTCGGCAATAGCGGTTTTGTTCTGTTGTCCTCCGACGGCATTTTTGATGCCCTCCCACAACAGCATCTGAGCGACAAGGAAGCGGCCATGCTGGACCTGGCCCGACTCGCGCCACAGGGGATCAGCGCCATTTGCGATAGACTGGGATTAATAGAGGACGGCCCTGCACTCCCCGATGACCTCACCCTTTTACTGATAAAAAGGCTCAGCAATGATTCGATTTGCCAAAATCAATAA